A genomic stretch from Limanda limanda chromosome 11, fLimLim1.1, whole genome shotgun sequence includes:
- the nbn gene encoding nibrin translates to MWILTPLQPGGETHYLMASKEYVVGRKNCEILLANDQSISRAHAHFTLTDQTLTLKDTSKYGTSVNGKRLTENTSVNLKSGDYVTFGAFNSKFSVEHQNPVVCSSCLDSDGKRSLSQALLALGGKPVNTWTQDCTHLVMPTVKVTIKTISAVLCCCPIVTPEFFLEFNKAVQQKLAPPKAESFIPEIDEPSLNKEDINLGVIPARKQLFTEKTFVFLSAKQLKRLSGAVGFGKGKINLLEEGALPRDLLESPQSCVVDVTTGSSQTLLSSSATEWATSVNNIVQRKGLRVITESEIGLAAIFASCDKYCNPSSLQPDSESAPKMKARIPSASLSQSLAVDETVLPAASQNITAYAVNTEPFERSAPCNVTGLTAVGETPEKKHDGSKVHAERKSAPRIVAETMSSSYNTVDNTDSQRKKPESKSTVAGSSGIRPQPSTSGTNGGMKTFPQKLSPRKLKTPAQVSPQTQSTLTSFFQSSNKKRPLDDDFSEVMSEAKRHVQESSISRMPAPKTSVTSKETSQTPLGSGAHLFTDRPEDRVSHAAQEEPQSRKRKEMEAEIQMEELESIMSQDMDFFDEPPSGQQGQHAQPKWQSSTGQRQGFNMEEASSSSKKQRVHAEDSEATRRPLENQSSSNKNQSKQSEQFTVSIKKENVDPSENTTTNHESIKSNNIQPVEHNKPSYIEDIELLEGENSEPKEETRTPLKAVVIKQEVQESRVEEGLPKKLVLVEFRSLTMSTLPKMKPKQMLSNGCAKNFKCFRKSQVPGAEISPHIIAGTELLVHSRGKNSDLDEWLKDAAEEERQSRRDETVGDDLFRYNPTKLTKRR, encoded by the exons ATGTGGATCCTGACTCCGCTGCAGCCTGGAG GTGAGACGCACTATCTCATGGCCAGTAAAGAGTACGTGGTCGGGCGCAAGAACTGTGAGATCCTTCTTGCCAACGACCAGTCCATCAGCAGGGCTCACGCTCACTTCACTCTGACTGACCAG ACCCTGACGTTGAAAGACACCTCCAAGTACGGCACGTCTGTCAACGGCAAGAGATTGACAGAGAACACGTCAGTGAACCTGAAGTCAGGGGACTACGTAACATTTGGGGCTTTTAACAGCAAGTTCAG TGTGGAGCATCAGAATCCAGTGGTGTGTTCATCATGTTTGGACAGTGATGGCAAGAGGTCACTCTCTCAGGCCCTGCTGGCTCTGGGTGGAAAGCCGGTCAACACATGGACTCAGGACTGCACACACCTGGTTATGCCCACTGTTAAAGTCACCATCAAG ACCATttctgctgtgctgtgctgctgTCCCATCGTGACACCAGAGTTCTTCTTGGAGTTCAACAAAGCTGTGCAGCAAAAATTGGCACCGCCTAAAGCCGAGAG CTTCATCCCTGAGATCGATGAGCCCAGTCTCAATAAAGAGGATATTAACCTTGGAGTGATTCCAGCTCGTAAACAGCTTTTTACTGAGAAGACCTTTGTGTTCCTCAGTGCCAAACAG CTGAAGCGTCTGAGTGGAGCCGTGGGTTTTGGAAAAGGAAAGATTAATTTGCTGGAGGAGGGCGCTCTGCCCCGGGACCTGCTGGAGTCTCCACAAAGCTGCGTTGTCGATGTAACAACAGGCAGCTCCCAAACCCTGCTGTCTTCCTCTGCCACAGAGTGGGCAACCTCAGTAAATAACATTGTTCAAAG AAAAGGCCTTCGGGTCATCACAGAGTCTGAGATCGGATTGGCTGCCATCTTTGCTTCCTGTGACAAGTACTGCAATCCATCCAGTCTACAGCCAGACTCAG AGTCAGCACCAAAAATGAAAGCCAGAATCCCGAGTGCGTCGCTGTCACAGAGCTTGGCGGTGGACGAGACGGTGTTACCGGCTGCCTCACAAAATATCACAGCCTATGCAGTGAACACGGAGCCATTTGAACG GTCGGCTCCATGTAACGTGACAGGGCTGACGGCAGTAGGAGAAACGCCTGAGAAGAAACACGATGGATCCAAAGTCCACGCTGAGAGGAAGTCCGCTCCGAGAATCGTGGCTGAAACAATGAGCTCATCGTATAACACTGTTGACAACACTGACTCACAGAGGAAGAAGCCAGAGTCCAAATCGACAG TTGCAGGGAGTAGTGGCATCAGGCCCCAACCTTCCACTTCCGGGACCAATGGTGGCATGAAGACATTTCCACAGAAGTTGTCTCCTCGGAAACTAAAAACTCCTGCACAGGTTTCCCCACAGACACAGTCGACTCTAACGAGCTTCTTCCAGTCATCCAATAAGAAACG GCCTTTGGATGATGATTTCTCTGAAGTAATGTCAGAGGCGAAGCGGCACGTACAGGAATCGTCCATCAGCAGGATGCCGGCACCGAAAACCTCAGTTACGTCAAAAGAAACATCTCAGACTCCACTGGGGTCTGGAGCTCATCTGTTCACAGACCGGCCGGAGGACAGGGTCTCCCACGCTGCTCAGGAGGAGCCAcagagtagaaagagaaaggagaTGGAAGCAGAGATACAGATGGAGGAACTGGAGTCTATTATGTCCCAAGATATGGATTTCTTTGATGAGCCACCCTCAGGCCAACAGGGGCAGCACGCACAGCCTAAATGGCAAAGTTCCACTGGACAGAGACAAGGttttaacatggaggaggcttcATCTTCAAGCAAGAAGCAGCGCGTCCATGCAGAAGACAGTGAGGCCACCAGACGGCCACTGGAAAACCAGTCCAGTTCAAACAAAAACCAGAGCAAACAATCCGAACAGTTTACTGTCTCCATCAAGAAGGAGAACGTTGAtccttcagaaaacacaacaactaaTCATGAGTCCATTAAAAGTAACAACATTCAACCTGTTGAACATAATAAACCGTCTTACATTGAG GATATTGAACTCCTCGAAGGAGAGAATTCTGAGCCCAAAGAAGAGACTAGGACGCCTCTGAAAGCAGTCGTCATTAAACAAGAGGTGCAA GAGTCCCGGGTTGAAGAAGGCCTTCCTAAAAAGCTGGTGTTAGTGGAGTTTCGATCTCTCACCATGTCCACGCTGCCGAAGATGAAACCAAAGCAGATGCTCAGCAACGGCTGCGCAAAGAACTTCAAATGTTTCCGCAAG agCCAAGTACCAGGTGCAGAGATCTCGCCGCACATCATCGCAGGGACTGAACTGTTGGTTCACAGCAGGGGCAAGAACTCTGATCTGGACGAATGGCTGAAAGATGCAGCTGAG gaAGAGCGTCAGAGCAGACGGGACGAGACTGTGGGAGACGACCTCTTCAG gtaCAACCCTACCAAGCTAACCAAGAGGAGATGA